The following proteins are co-located in the Shouchella hunanensis genome:
- a CDS encoding YhcN/YlaJ family sporulation lipoprotein produces MLKKTIAIILIALLAACTAYEDEQGKAFMLQSSAGKEQAESDRVKEELLKMDEVVSVRGIQYEEDMIMALHIKQKNRFHLKKVRKKAFDSVKALYPNATIHISTDKKIYKELAKAEEAIKTDHVAKSEVKKQLERIEEHLKE; encoded by the coding sequence ATGTTGAAAAAAACAATAGCTATTATACTTATTGCGCTTCTCGCAGCTTGTACAGCTTACGAAGATGAGCAAGGGAAGGCATTTATGCTTCAGTCTTCTGCCGGCAAAGAGCAGGCGGAATCTGATCGTGTAAAGGAAGAATTGCTAAAAATGGATGAAGTCGTAAGCGTACGAGGCATCCAATACGAAGAAGATATGATTATGGCGCTTCACATAAAGCAAAAAAATCGTTTCCATTTGAAAAAAGTCCGTAAAAAAGCATTTGATTCTGTTAAGGCATTGTATCCGAACGCTACCATCCATATTTCAACGGATAAAAAAATCTATAAAGAATTAGCAAAAGCAGAGGAAGCAATCAAAACAGATCATGTAGCGAAGTCAGAAGTGAAAAAACAGTTAGAGCGTATTGAGGAACATTTAAAAGAGTAA